From Scyliorhinus torazame isolate Kashiwa2021f chromosome 23, sScyTor2.1, whole genome shotgun sequence, the proteins below share one genomic window:
- the LOC140399554 gene encoding uncharacterized protein produces MADQRRTYDYSSGLLSYPGYCWCNCTSSSSPSINSTSSSSPSRNSTSSSRPSRNSTSSSSPTRNSTSSSSPSRNSISSSSPSRNSTSSSSPSRNSISSSSPSRNSTSSSSPSRNSTSSSSPSRNSTNSSNSSINCTSSSSPSRISTSSGSPNSTSSSSPSRNSISSSSPSRNSTSRNCPSRNSTSSSSPSINCTSSSSPSRNSTSSSSPSRNSTSSSSPSRNSTSSSSPSRNSISSSSRSRNSTSSSSPSRNSISSSSPSRNSTSSSSPSRINTSSSSPSRNSTSSSSPSRNSTSSSSPSRNSTSSGSPSRNSTSSSSASRNCISSSSPSRNSTSSSSPSRINTSSSSPIRNSTSSSPSRNSTSSSSTSSSRPSRNRTSSSSPSRNSTSSSSPSRNSISSSSPSRNSTSSSSPSRNSISSRRPSRNSTSSSSPSRINTSSSSPSRNSTSSSSPSRNSTSSSSPSRNSTSSSNSSINCTSSSSPSRISTSSSSPSRINTSSSSPIRNIPEVAASAETVQKQPQNKQYQQEQPQQKQCQHQPQQTQYQKQPRQNQYKQQKPQQKQCQQQSQQKNSSPSRNSTSSSSPSRNSISSSSPSRNSTSSSSPSRNSISSRRPSRNSTSSSSPSRINTSSSSPSRNSTSSSSPSRNSTSSSSPSRNSTSSSNSSINCTSSSSPSRISTSSSSPSRINTSSSSPIRNSTSSSPSRNSTSSSSPRRNSTSSSSPSRINTSSSSPSRNSSSKSPSRNSASSSPNRKSTSSSSPSRNSTRSSSPSRNSTSSSSPSRNSTRSSPSRNSNSSSNSSRNCTSSSSPSRISTSSSSPSRINTSSSSPSRNCTSSSSPSRNSISSSSPSRNSTSRKSPKRNSTSSSSPSINSTSSSSPSRNSTSSSSPSRNSTSSSSPSRNSISSSSPSRNSTSSSSPSRNSISSSSPSRNSTSSSSPSRINTSSSSPSRNSTSSSSPSRISINSSSPSINSNSSSSPSINRISSSSPSRNSTSSNSPSINSTSSSSPIIICTSSSSPRRNRTSICSSPSRNSTSSSSSSCNSTSSSPS; encoded by the exons taccagcagcagcagtcccagcataaacagtaccagcagcagcagtcccagcagaaacagtaccagcagcagcagacccagcagaaacagtaccagcagcagcagtcccaccagaaacagtaccagcagcagcagtcccagcaggaacagtatcagcagcagcagtcccagccgaaacagtaccagcagcagcagtcccagcaggaacagtatcagcagcagcagtcccagcagaaacagtaccagcagcagcagtcccagcagaaacagtaccagcagcagcagtcccagcagaaacagtaccaacaGCAGCAATTCGAGCATAAACTGTACGAGCAGCAGCAGTCCGAGTAGAATCAGTACCAGCAGCGGCAGTCCGA acagtaccagcagcagcagtcccagcaggaacagtatcagcagcagcagtcccagcagaaacagtaccagcagaaactgtcccagcagaaacagtaccagcagcagcagtcccagcataaactgtaccagcagcagcagtcccagcagaaacagtaccagcagcagcagtcccagcagaaacagtaccagcagcagcagtcccagcagaaacagtaccagcagcagcagtcccagcaggaacagtatcagcagcagcagtcgcagccgaaacagtaccagcagcagcagtcccagcaggaacagtatcagcagcagcagccccagcagaaacagtaccagcagcagcagtccgagtagaatcaatacaagtagcagcagtcccagccgaaacagtaccagcagcagcagtccaagcagaaacagtaccagcagcagcagtcccagcagaaacagtaccagcagcggcagtcccagcagaaacagtaccagcagcagcagtgccAGCAGGAACTgtatcagcagcagcagtcccagcagaaacagtaccagcagcagcagtccgagtagaatcaatacaagtagcagcagtcccatccgaaacagtaccagcagcagtcccagcagaaacagtaccagcagcagcag taccagcagcagcagacccagcagaaatcgtaccagcagcagcagtcccagcagaaacagtaccagcagcagcagtcccagcaggaacagtatcagcagcagcagtcccagccgaaacagtaccagcagcagcagtcccagcaggaacagtatcagcagcaggagacccagcagaaacagtaccagcagcagcagtccgagtagaatcaatacaagtagcagcagtcccagccgaaacagtaccagcagcagcagtcccagcagaaacagtaccagcagcagcagtcccagcagaaacagtaccagcagcagcaattCGAGCATAAACTGTACGAGCAGCAGCAGTCCGAGTAGaatcagtaccagcagcagcagtccgagtagaatcaatacaagtagcagcagtcccatccgaaaca taccagaagTAGCAGCCTCAGCAGAAACAGTACAAAAACAGCCCCAGAACAAACAGTACCAGCAGGAACAACCCCAGCAGAAACAGTGCCAGCATCAGCCCCAGCAGACACAGTACCAGAAGCAGCCCCGGCAGAATCAGTATAAGCAGCAAAAGCCCCAGCAGAAACAGTGCCAGCAGCAGTCCCAACAGAaaaa cagcagtcccagcagaaacagtaccagcagcagcagtcccagcaggaacagtatcagcagcagcagtcccagccgaaacagtaccagcagcagcagtcccagcaggaacagtatcagcagcaggagacccagcagaaacagtaccagcagcagcagtccgagtagaatcaatacaagtagcagcagtcccagccgaaacagtaccagcagcagcagtcccagcagaaacagtaccagcagcagcagtcccagcagaaacagtaccagcagcagcaattCGAGCATAAACTGTACGAGCAGCAGCAGTCCGAGTAGaatcagtaccagcagcagcagtccgagtagaatcaatacaagtagcagcagtcccatccgaaacagtaccagcagcagtcccagcagaaacagtaccagcagcagcagtcccaggagaaacagtaccagcagcagcagtccgagtagaatcaatacaagtagcagcagtcccagccgaaacagt AGCAGCAAAAGCCCCAGCAGAAACAGTGCCAGCAGCAGTCCCAACAGAaaaagtaccagcagcagcagccccagcagaaacagtacccgcagcagcagccccagcagaaacagtaccagcagcagcagtcccagcagaaacagtaccagaagcagccccagcagaaacagtaacagCAGCAGCAATTCGAGCAGAAACTGTACGAGCAGCAGCAGTCCGAGTAGaatcagtaccagcagcagcagtccgagtagaatcaatacaagtagcagcagtcccagccgaaactgtaccagcagcagcagtcccagcaggaacagtatcagcagcagcagtcccagcagaaacagtaccagcagaaaGAGTCCCaagagaaacagtaccagcagcagcagtcccagcataaacagtaccagcagcagcagtcccagcagaaacagtaccagcagcagcagtcccagcagaaacagtaccagcagcagcagtcccagcaggaacagtatcagcagcagcagtcccagccgaaacagtaccagcagcagcagtcccagcaggaacagtatcagcagcagcagtcccagcagaaacagtaccagcagcagcagtccgagtagaatcaatacaagtagcagcagtcccagccgaaacagtaccagcagcagcagccccagcAGAATCAGTATcaacagcagcagtcccagcataaacagtaacagcagcagcagtcccagcataaaccgtatcagcagcagcagtcccagcagaaacagtaccagcagcaacagtcccagcataaacagtaccagcagcagcagtccaattATAATCTGTACAAGTAGCAGCAGTCCCCGAAGAAACCGCACAAGCATCTGCAGCagccccagcagaaacagtaccagcagcagcagttccAGCtgcaacagtaccagcagcagccccAGCTGA